One Gemmatimonadota bacterium genomic window carries:
- a CDS encoding Uma2 family endonuclease → MPEQWLAIEVSGAGSRIYDREYKRDAYLEMGVREGWLVDINAKQICVSRPSAAKDTPHDANLVWRSPGGRELRIDVHALFRGVPTDR, encoded by the coding sequence GTGCCGGAGCAATGGCTCGCCATCGAGGTCTCGGGAGCTGGGTCGCGAATCTACGATCGGGAGTACAAGCGTGACGCCTACCTCGAGATGGGGGTCCGGGAAGGCTGGCTGGTCGATATCAACGCCAAGCAGATTTGCGTGTCCCGGCCCAGCGCCGCTAAGGACACGCCGCACGACGCCAACCTGGTTTGGCGGTCGCCCGGAGGCCGGGAACTCCGCATCGATGTCCACGCACTTTTTCGCGGCGTCCCGACTGACCGGTAG
- a CDS encoding S9 family peptidase, translating into MRPFLSVVAVIGLAIQPVAAQSGFTLEQIRSYPFPNELAAAATGGRIAWALNERGLRNLYAAEGPTYAARRLTNYQTDDGQELTSMAVSANGQWVIYVRGGDHGSNWDDGLPVNPTFAPVPPKVQIWAVPFAGGEPKLLADGDEPVMSPRSDVVAFVRGGQLFSVPVDGSAAAKPLFNARGSNDSPVWSPDGSKLAFVSNRGDHSFIGVYGGSDTPIAWLAPSYTRDRSPRWSPDGRRVAFIRTPGAGGAVDSLLARRPAPWSIYAAEVATGVAVPLWSAPKTLRGSVPGTDGGTNLHWGAGRIVFLSYQDGWPHLYSMAESGGEALLLTPGRFMAEHIKMSPDGRWMVFTANAGIDPLDIDRRHVVKVPVDRAAAEVMTPGAGLEWSPAVTGDGTLAFISATTDRPPLASVMPLGGGAHRLLAEDRIPTEYPAGRLVTPKQVVFKSPDGVTVHNQLFEPSTGTGKRPAIIYVHGGPPRQMLLGWHYSDYYSNAYATNQYLASQGYVVLSVNYRLGIGYGFEFHRPARAGAAGASEYIDVKAAAEWLARQPNVDPKRIGIYGGSYGGYLVALALGRDSRLFAAGVDIHGVHDQTVERTRNLLYPDRYERAPDADRASAVAWASSPVSSVKTWTSPVLIIHADDDRNVRFSQSTDLVRRLDAKGVPMETLVIVDDTHHFMRHANFLTVGSATVDFFRRKLQP; encoded by the coding sequence ATGCGCCCGTTCCTCTCCGTCGTCGCCGTCATCGGGCTCGCCATCCAGCCGGTGGCGGCCCAATCCGGATTCACGCTCGAGCAAATCCGGTCCTATCCGTTCCCGAACGAACTCGCGGCCGCCGCCACCGGCGGGCGGATCGCCTGGGCGCTGAATGAGCGGGGCCTCCGGAACCTCTACGCTGCCGAGGGGCCGACGTACGCGGCTCGGCGCCTGACCAACTACCAAACCGACGACGGCCAGGAACTCACCAGCATGGCCGTGTCGGCCAACGGGCAGTGGGTGATCTATGTCCGGGGCGGCGACCACGGGTCCAACTGGGACGACGGCCTCCCGGTCAATCCGACGTTTGCGCCGGTGCCGCCGAAGGTCCAGATCTGGGCGGTTCCCTTTGCCGGCGGTGAACCCAAGCTCCTCGCCGACGGCGATGAACCGGTGATGTCGCCGCGGAGTGATGTCGTGGCTTTCGTTCGGGGCGGCCAGCTCTTTTCGGTACCGGTCGACGGATCGGCAGCCGCCAAGCCCTTGTTCAACGCCCGGGGCAGCAACGACTCGCCTGTGTGGTCGCCTGATGGGTCGAAACTCGCCTTCGTCTCGAACCGCGGCGACCATTCGTTCATTGGCGTCTATGGCGGCTCAGACACCCCGATTGCCTGGCTCGCTCCGTCCTACACCCGCGATCGCTCACCGCGGTGGTCACCCGACGGGCGGCGGGTAGCCTTCATCCGGACCCCCGGAGCCGGCGGGGCGGTCGATTCCCTGCTGGCCCGGCGCCCCGCACCGTGGTCGATCTACGCTGCCGAGGTCGCGACTGGAGTGGCGGTCCCGCTGTGGAGCGCCCCGAAGACCCTCCGGGGCTCGGTGCCCGGCACCGACGGCGGCACCAACCTGCACTGGGGCGCCGGCCGGATCGTGTTCCTGTCGTACCAGGATGGCTGGCCCCACCTCTATTCGATGGCCGAGTCCGGTGGTGAGGCGCTGCTGCTGACGCCGGGCCGGTTCATGGCCGAGCACATCAAGATGTCGCCGGATGGCCGGTGGATGGTCTTCACGGCCAACGCCGGAATCGATCCGCTCGACATCGACCGCCGCCATGTGGTGAAGGTACCGGTCGACCGGGCGGCGGCCGAAGTCATGACGCCGGGGGCTGGATTGGAGTGGAGTCCGGCCGTCACCGGGGACGGCACCCTGGCTTTCATTTCCGCCACGACCGACCGGCCTCCGCTGGCCTCCGTCATGCCGTTAGGCGGCGGCGCCCACCGGCTGCTGGCGGAGGACCGGATTCCCACTGAGTATCCGGCCGGGCGGTTGGTCACGCCAAAACAAGTCGTCTTCAAGAGCCCGGACGGGGTGACAGTTCACAATCAGCTGTTCGAGCCTTCGACGGGTACCGGGAAACGTCCGGCCATCATTTACGTCCATGGCGGCCCGCCCCGCCAAATGCTGCTCGGCTGGCACTATTCCGACTACTACTCGAACGCCTACGCCACCAATCAGTACCTCGCCAGCCAGGGCTATGTCGTCCTGTCGGTCAACTACCGGCTCGGCATCGGCTATGGCTTCGAGTTCCATCGGCCCGCCCGGGCCGGGGCGGCCGGGGCCTCGGAGTACATCGACGTCAAAGCGGCCGCCGAGTGGTTGGCGCGGCAGCCGAATGTCGACCCCAAACGGATCGGGATCTACGGCGGCTCCTACGGCGGGTATCTGGTTGCCCTGGCCTTGGGCCGCGACTCGCGGCTCTTCGCGGCCGGGGTCGACATTCACGGGGTGCACGATCAGACCGTCGAGCGGACCCGGAACCTCTTGTACCCCGACCGCTACGAGCGAGCGCCGGACGCCGATCGAGCCAGCGCGGTGGCGTGGGCCTCCTCACCGGTTTCGTCAGTCAAGACGTGGACCTCGCCGGTGCTGATCATCCACGCCGACGACGACCGGAACGTCCGGTTCAGCCAGAGTACCGATTTAGTGCGGCGGCTCGATGCCAAGGGGGTGCCGATGGAGACGCTAGTCATCGTGGATGACACCCATCATTTCATGCGGCACGCGAATTTTCTGACCGTCGGTTCCGCCACCGTCGATTTTTTCCGGCGGAAGTTGCAGCCGTAG
- a CDS encoding NADP-dependent oxidoreductase produces MPVISREFQLNQRPVGMPTAADFTLVATELPPVGPGQLRVKNQFLSVDPYMRGRMTDAKSYVPPFELNVAMGGGAVGRVEESTHPDFSVGALVLSMEGWREGFVSDGKGLVKIDVSVAPPQAYLGTLGMPGLTAYVGLLDIGGLKDGDTVLVSGAAGAVGMVVCQIAKARGCTVIGSVGSDEKGAWLKANAGVDVTINYRTTPNLRKAVLAAAPDGIDVTFENVGGEHLEVALACSKPFGRVAVCGLISQYNATEAGPGIRNVPDILKKRLTVRGFIVMDHGQRQPDFIKDMTGWIAAGKMKWTETIVDRFEKMPEAFLGLFSGTNLGKMVVRVS; encoded by the coding sequence ATGCCCGTCATCAGCCGCGAGTTCCAACTCAACCAGCGCCCGGTCGGGATGCCCACCGCCGCCGATTTTACCCTGGTTGCCACGGAGCTCCCTCCGGTCGGGCCGGGCCAGCTCCGGGTCAAGAACCAATTCCTGTCCGTCGATCCCTACATGCGGGGGCGGATGACCGATGCCAAGAGCTACGTCCCCCCGTTTGAGCTGAACGTCGCGATGGGCGGCGGGGCCGTCGGCCGGGTCGAAGAATCGACGCACCCGGATTTTTCCGTCGGGGCCCTCGTGTTGAGCATGGAAGGCTGGCGCGAGGGCTTCGTGAGCGACGGCAAGGGGTTGGTCAAAATCGACGTGTCGGTGGCCCCGCCCCAGGCGTATCTCGGCACCCTCGGCATGCCGGGTCTCACGGCCTATGTCGGGTTGCTCGATATCGGGGGACTCAAGGACGGCGACACGGTGCTGGTGTCCGGCGCGGCCGGTGCGGTCGGCATGGTGGTCTGCCAGATCGCGAAGGCCCGCGGCTGCACGGTCATCGGTTCGGTTGGCTCCGACGAGAAGGGGGCCTGGCTCAAGGCCAATGCCGGCGTCGATGTCACAATCAACTACCGGACCACGCCGAATCTCCGAAAAGCCGTCCTCGCGGCGGCGCCGGATGGCATTGACGTGACGTTCGAGAACGTCGGCGGCGAGCACCTCGAAGTGGCGCTCGCGTGTTCCAAGCCGTTCGGCCGGGTGGCGGTCTGCGGGTTGATCTCACAGTACAACGCCACCGAGGCCGGCCCCGGCATCCGGAACGTCCCTGATATCCTGAAGAAACGGCTTACGGTGCGGGGGTTCATCGTCATGGACCACGGCCAGCGGCAGCCGGATTTCATTAAGGACATGACCGGCTGGATTGCCGCCGGCAAGATGAAGTGGACCGAGACGATCGTGGACAGATTCGAGAAGATGCCGGAGGCGTTCCTCGGCCTCTTCAGCGGTACCAATCTTGGCAAGATGGTCGTTCGCGTCAGCTAA